A single window of Sphaerodactylus townsendi isolate TG3544 linkage group LG03, MPM_Stown_v2.3, whole genome shotgun sequence DNA harbors:
- the LOC125428115 gene encoding haloacid dehalogenase-like hydrolase domain-containing 5 isoform X1, which yields MGAQLPFLKRTVAAGLIMQLRRLSLAAVAGEDGACTQGNMQPPFGFLFDIDGVLVRGRTPIPAARKAFQKLLNSQRQFSVPVVFVTNAGNCLHQKKADQLSHVLGVPISQDQVIMSHSPLQMFKHYHDKHVLVSGQGPLLDIAKHLGFHQLITIDRLQEIYPLLDMIDHERRPKVLHTPAVELPKIEAIVLFGEPVRWETNLQLIIDVLLTSGYPGNPYSQSAYPHIPVLACNMDLMWMAEAQSPRFGHGTFMLCLENIYKKITGNELRYEALIGKPSEVTYHYAEYLIRMQAAAKQWKKPIRTLYAVGDNIMTDIYGANLYNRYLEENSRAGSKACVQAKAAGGTGSSTVSQEDDIDNPWESELASASATRCLSILVCTGVSNPHTEVPSDTRKSITETVFHGHRDFRFDPALVEPDHVVTDVDAAVDLIFQLENFAPDENRRTP from the exons GGCAACATGCAGCCTCCCTTTGGCTTTCTGTTTGACATTGATGGGGTACTGGTACGAGGAAGGACACCGATTCCTGCTGCAAGAAAAGCCTTTCAAAAACTGCTTAATTCTCAGAGACAGTTCTCCGTTCCTGTTGTGTTTGTCACTAATGCAGGAAATTGCCTTCATCAGAAGAAAGCAGACCAACTATCTCATGTATTGGGAGTGCCA ATTTCTCAAGACCAAGTCATCATGTCCCACAGCCCGTTACAGATGTTCAAACATTATCATGACAAACATGTTCTTGTGTCTGGACAAGGACCACTTCTTGACATTGCTAAGCA TCTTGGATTTCATCAACTTATTACAATTGACAGGCTGCAGGAAATCTATCCGTTATTGGACATGATTGACCATGAGAGAAGACCTAAAGTTTTG CATACACCTGCAGTGGAACTTCCCAAGATTGAGG CaattgttttgtttggtgaaccAGTCAGATGGGAGACCAACCTGCAGTTGATAATAGACGTCCTCCTGACAAGCGGCTATCCTGGGAACCCATATTCACAGTCGGCATACCCGCATATTCCTGTACTGGCTTGTAATATGGATCTGATGTGGATGGCTGAAGCCCAGTCTCCAAG GTTTGGTCATGGAACATTCATGCTTTGCTtggaaaacatttacaaaaagaTTACTGGGAACGAGTTGAGATACGAGGCTTTAATTGGAAAGCCTAGTGAGGTGACTTATCACTATGCAGAGTACCTGATCAGAATGCAAGCAGCTGCAAAGCAATGGAAAAAGCCTATTCGGACATTGTATGCTGTTGG GGATAACATAATGACAGATATCTATGGTGCTAATCTTTACAACCGCTACCTTGAAGAGAACTCCAGAGcaggctccaaggcatgtgtccAGGCCAAAGCTGCAGGTGGCACTGGATCTTCTACAGTTTCTCAGGAAGATGACATTGATAACCCGTGGGAAAGTGAATTGGCATCTGCTAGTGCTACAAGATGTCTGTCTATCCTTGTTTGCACTGGGGTTTCCAACCCTCACACAGAGGTACCCTCTGATACCAGGAAGAGCATAACTGAGACTGTATTCCATGGGCATAGAGATTTCAGGTTTGATCCTGCTTTAGTAGAACCTGATCATGTTGTGACAGATGTTGATGCTGCTGTTGACCTAATCTTCCAACTGGAGAACTTTGCACCAGATGAAAACCGTAGGACCCCCTAA
- the LOC125428115 gene encoding haloacid dehalogenase-like hydrolase domain-containing 5 isoform X2, which translates to MQPPFGFLFDIDGVLVRGRTPIPAARKAFQKLLNSQRQFSVPVVFVTNAGNCLHQKKADQLSHVLGVPISQDQVIMSHSPLQMFKHYHDKHVLVSGQGPLLDIAKHLGFHQLITIDRLQEIYPLLDMIDHERRPKVLHTPAVELPKIEAIVLFGEPVRWETNLQLIIDVLLTSGYPGNPYSQSAYPHIPVLACNMDLMWMAEAQSPRFGHGTFMLCLENIYKKITGNELRYEALIGKPSEVTYHYAEYLIRMQAAAKQWKKPIRTLYAVGDNIMTDIYGANLYNRYLEENSRAGSKACVQAKAAGGTGSSTVSQEDDIDNPWESELASASATRCLSILVCTGVSNPHTEVPSDTRKSITETVFHGHRDFRFDPALVEPDHVVTDVDAAVDLIFQLENFAPDENRRTP; encoded by the exons ATGCAGCCTCCCTTTGGCTTTCTGTTTGACATTGATGGGGTACTGGTACGAGGAAGGACACCGATTCCTGCTGCAAGAAAAGCCTTTCAAAAACTGCTTAATTCTCAGAGACAGTTCTCCGTTCCTGTTGTGTTTGTCACTAATGCAGGAAATTGCCTTCATCAGAAGAAAGCAGACCAACTATCTCATGTATTGGGAGTGCCA ATTTCTCAAGACCAAGTCATCATGTCCCACAGCCCGTTACAGATGTTCAAACATTATCATGACAAACATGTTCTTGTGTCTGGACAAGGACCACTTCTTGACATTGCTAAGCA TCTTGGATTTCATCAACTTATTACAATTGACAGGCTGCAGGAAATCTATCCGTTATTGGACATGATTGACCATGAGAGAAGACCTAAAGTTTTG CATACACCTGCAGTGGAACTTCCCAAGATTGAGG CaattgttttgtttggtgaaccAGTCAGATGGGAGACCAACCTGCAGTTGATAATAGACGTCCTCCTGACAAGCGGCTATCCTGGGAACCCATATTCACAGTCGGCATACCCGCATATTCCTGTACTGGCTTGTAATATGGATCTGATGTGGATGGCTGAAGCCCAGTCTCCAAG GTTTGGTCATGGAACATTCATGCTTTGCTtggaaaacatttacaaaaagaTTACTGGGAACGAGTTGAGATACGAGGCTTTAATTGGAAAGCCTAGTGAGGTGACTTATCACTATGCAGAGTACCTGATCAGAATGCAAGCAGCTGCAAAGCAATGGAAAAAGCCTATTCGGACATTGTATGCTGTTGG GGATAACATAATGACAGATATCTATGGTGCTAATCTTTACAACCGCTACCTTGAAGAGAACTCCAGAGcaggctccaaggcatgtgtccAGGCCAAAGCTGCAGGTGGCACTGGATCTTCTACAGTTTCTCAGGAAGATGACATTGATAACCCGTGGGAAAGTGAATTGGCATCTGCTAGTGCTACAAGATGTCTGTCTATCCTTGTTTGCACTGGGGTTTCCAACCCTCACACAGAGGTACCCTCTGATACCAGGAAGAGCATAACTGAGACTGTATTCCATGGGCATAGAGATTTCAGGTTTGATCCTGCTTTAGTAGAACCTGATCATGTTGTGACAGATGTTGATGCTGCTGTTGACCTAATCTTCCAACTGGAGAACTTTGCACCAGATGAAAACCGTAGGACCCCCTAA